A genomic stretch from Pararhizobium sp. IMCC21322 includes:
- a CDS encoding Tm-1-like ATP-binding domain-containing protein has product MKTDARKIAIVATLDSKGPEASYLRDGLQDRGREVCVIDVGTAGEPDFAGEISRDQIAARVCSDALLQGPAEALSAMAESARGIITELVSNDEISAIVGVAGGKGAGVFNQITRDLPFGFPKVLVTSGRPPLLAEIATTSDTILMPTLVDLFGLNQFTRAVLDNAIAAASGLNWTPVAEKDGPMVAITAFGVTTSAVQSVKTRLEKAGITAIVFPANGAGGRTMESLIEKGSFDGVIDLTTTELADHLLGGTSSAGEARLTAAGRLGIPQAIAPGATDMANFGAPETVPDRFADRVTYRHTPMTTLVRTTPKDTAEIGRMTAARLNKASGPVAVFWPGLGVSDYDKPGNPFHDPVANIAWRDEMKATLHHDIAFTETDYHINDPAFADLCADWMIDQLKVAT; this is encoded by the coding sequence ATGAAAACTGACGCCCGAAAGATTGCAATCGTTGCGACCCTGGATTCCAAAGGACCCGAGGCGAGCTATCTTAGGGACGGCCTTCAAGACCGCGGTCGCGAGGTTTGTGTGATTGATGTTGGAACAGCAGGCGAGCCAGACTTTGCAGGCGAAATAAGCCGCGATCAGATCGCCGCACGGGTGTGCAGCGACGCCCTGCTGCAGGGGCCGGCTGAAGCGCTTTCAGCTATGGCTGAAAGCGCAAGGGGCATTATCACTGAACTGGTATCAAACGATGAAATCAGCGCCATTGTCGGCGTTGCCGGCGGCAAAGGGGCCGGCGTTTTCAATCAAATCACGCGCGACTTGCCTTTCGGTTTTCCAAAAGTTCTGGTGACGAGCGGCCGGCCACCCTTGCTGGCTGAAATTGCGACCACGTCAGACACGATCCTGATGCCGACGCTGGTCGATCTCTTCGGCCTCAATCAATTTACCCGAGCCGTATTGGACAACGCTATTGCAGCGGCCTCGGGTCTGAACTGGACACCCGTTGCAGAAAAAGATGGACCAATGGTTGCAATTACGGCCTTCGGTGTCACTACATCTGCAGTTCAGTCGGTCAAGACGCGACTGGAAAAAGCCGGGATCACAGCTATCGTTTTTCCGGCAAATGGCGCTGGTGGTCGGACGATGGAGTCGCTGATCGAGAAGGGTTCCTTTGACGGTGTCATTGACCTGACAACAACAGAACTGGCGGATCATCTGTTGGGTGGCACCTCCAGCGCTGGCGAGGCACGGCTCACGGCAGCGGGGCGGCTGGGCATTCCGCAGGCGATTGCTCCGGGTGCAACCGACATGGCAAACTTCGGAGCGCCTGAAACCGTCCCTGACCGATTTGCGGATCGTGTTACCTATCGCCACACACCCATGACAACGCTGGTGCGCACCACCCCAAAAGACACTGCGGAGATCGGACGTATGACTGCCGCGCGTTTGAACAAGGCCTCAGGACCCGTCGCTGTGTTCTGGCCGGGACTGGGCGTGTCTGATTACGACAAGCCGGGCAATCCGTTCCATGATCCCGTTGCCAACATCGCATGGCGGGACGAAATGAAAGCAACGCTCCACCACGATATCGCATTCACAGAAACCGACTACCACATCAATGATCCGGCATTCGCGGACCTTTGCGCCGACTGGATGATCGACCAATTAAAAGTAGCAACATGA
- a CDS encoding phosphoenolpyruvate hydrolase family protein — translation MDGFFACITKDPFAEVTQQNAISIYAPALQGYSREIALAAAMLPLGNLNAVTSERIASLADQAPKSAYCGIFALDPFVQWKDFLARIKLAGFRGVCNFPTLPEFGPEEEQALAASGFSFEHELEVLARFAEEGMDIAVVCPTQEAFGLARVKFQGREVPLCLSKNVNFNGV, via the coding sequence ATGGACGGTTTTTTTGCATGCATAACCAAAGACCCGTTTGCGGAGGTGACGCAGCAGAACGCGATTTCAATTTATGCTCCGGCCTTGCAAGGCTACTCGCGTGAAATTGCACTTGCAGCTGCAATGCTTCCTCTGGGTAATCTGAACGCGGTCACATCAGAACGGATTGCATCGCTTGCCGATCAGGCCCCAAAGTCAGCTTATTGCGGAATCTTTGCACTGGACCCTTTCGTGCAATGGAAGGACTTTTTGGCACGGATAAAATTGGCCGGATTTCGAGGTGTCTGCAATTTCCCAACGCTGCCGGAATTTGGGCCAGAAGAAGAACAGGCGCTGGCAGCTTCCGGATTTTCCTTCGAGCACGAACTGGAAGTGCTTGCCAGATTTGCCGAAGAAGGAATGGATATCGCTGTGGTTTGCCCGACCCAAGAGGCCTTTGGTCTTGCGCGAGTAAAATTTCAAGGACGGGAGGTGCCACTTTGCTTATCAAAGAATGTAAATTTCAATGGCGTCTGA
- a CDS encoding sulfotransferase: MIVCIISSIFFDRIPGQGGDTGLDRETAIAAYRANNAKVRKTIPADKLLIFSPSDGWEPLCRFCGAPVPVADFRHSGFCHQLPPQQCMYLRRQNNAPLRLGSRQYP; this comes from the coding sequence GTGATTGTCTGCATAATTTCTTCTATCTTTTTCGACAGGATCCCTGGTCAGGGCGGCGATACTGGCTTGGATCGAGAAACCGCGATTGCCGCATACCGAGCAAACAACGCCAAGGTCCGTAAAACGATCCCGGCGGACAAGCTGCTGATCTTCAGTCCCAGCGACGGATGGGAGCCACTTTGCCGGTTTTGTGGTGCGCCAGTTCCGGTGGCCGATTTTCGCCACAGCGGATTCTGCCACCAGCTTCCACCGCAGCAATGCATGTATCTGAGGAGACAAAACAATGCCCCTCTTCGCCTTGGATCACGTCAATATCCGTAA
- a CDS encoding mandelate racemase yields the protein MMTPKLRVMDVRVTTRPVGLRLPFRYGVVTLREAREARVSVLIQLEDGRQATGHAAELLAPKWFDKSPELSNEDNVEQLLRAVELARQAYLSTDTPLTAFGLHARHDPGHHKACAQENLNGLVAGFGNAILDKAIIGALCIALDTSFSKLVRSNAVGLTSATAPDLAAFDFGAFLARLAPQASIIARHTVGLVDAIFESDIDSATRVDDGLPESLEAAIKAWGLKAFKIKVGGDQTKDLEQLVRIASLLDRGEEPYLCTLDGNEQYQDGEAFATFHSAMLADKRLSRLVASTHMIEQPIARSEALSRPLGELGARVPIEIDESDNSIDAFVQARALGYRGISSKSCKGVYRALLNRARVTKWNAEEGAERYFMSAEDLSTQPGLALQQDLALASLIGCTHVERNGHFYGDGKTGIDDVHRSFYQNNQPGLYRQEQERLQLAINAGVIDLHSLEQTSSYSNLPTTGC from the coding sequence ATGATGACTCCCAAGCTGCGTGTGATGGATGTTCGCGTGACCACCCGCCCTGTCGGATTGCGACTGCCGTTTCGCTACGGCGTAGTGACACTGCGCGAGGCACGCGAAGCGCGTGTGAGTGTGCTCATACAGTTGGAAGATGGACGGCAGGCAACCGGTCACGCAGCAGAACTGCTTGCCCCAAAATGGTTCGACAAGTCGCCTGAACTTTCGAACGAAGATAATGTCGAGCAGCTTTTGCGTGCTGTTGAACTTGCCAGGCAGGCTTACCTGTCCACCGATACCCCTCTCACAGCCTTTGGTCTGCACGCCCGGCACGATCCAGGGCACCATAAGGCTTGTGCTCAGGAAAACCTCAACGGCTTGGTGGCAGGTTTTGGCAATGCGATCCTTGACAAGGCGATCATCGGCGCATTGTGTATTGCACTGGATACCTCGTTCTCCAAGCTTGTGCGGTCCAATGCTGTCGGCTTGACCTCGGCGACGGCTCCTGATCTTGCAGCATTTGATTTTGGCGCATTCCTGGCGCGCCTCGCCCCACAAGCCTCAATCATCGCCAGGCACACGGTTGGTCTGGTTGATGCGATCTTTGAAAGCGATATCGATTCTGCAACACGGGTTGATGATGGCCTTCCGGAAAGCCTGGAAGCGGCCATAAAGGCCTGGGGCCTGAAAGCGTTCAAGATCAAGGTTGGCGGCGATCAAACAAAGGATCTTGAGCAATTGGTGCGCATTGCCAGTTTGCTCGACCGAGGCGAAGAGCCCTATCTATGCACCCTTGATGGCAATGAGCAATATCAAGATGGCGAGGCCTTTGCCACGTTTCACTCGGCCATGCTGGCCGACAAGCGGCTTTCGCGGCTGGTCGCTTCCACCCACATGATCGAGCAGCCCATCGCAAGAAGCGAAGCCCTTTCCAGACCACTCGGAGAACTTGGCGCACGCGTACCCATCGAGATTGATGAGTCAGACAACAGCATCGACGCCTTCGTACAAGCGCGTGCCCTTGGCTATCGCGGTATTTCTTCAAAGTCCTGCAAAGGGGTCTACCGCGCTCTTTTGAACCGTGCGCGTGTGACCAAATGGAACGCAGAGGAAGGCGCTGAGCGCTATTTCATGTCCGCTGAAGACCTGTCCACACAACCGGGATTGGCTTTGCAGCAGGATCTGGCTCTAGCCTCCCTGATCGGATGCACCCACGTGGAACGCAACGGCCATTTTTATGGTGATGGCAAAACCGGCATTGATGATGTCCACCGCAGTTTTTATCAGAACAACCAACCCGGCTTGTACCGACAAGAGCAGGAACGATTGCAGTTGGCCATCAATGCCGGTGTTATAGATCTGCACTCATTGGAGCAAACCAGCTCGTATTCAAACCTGCCTACGACAGGTTGTTAG